A stretch of the Salvelinus fontinalis isolate EN_2023a chromosome 22, ASM2944872v1, whole genome shotgun sequence genome encodes the following:
- the sgo1 gene encoding shugoshin 1 isoform X1: protein MVRGRGQKKSFQQSLNDIKEKMIEKRNKRLASASAANRGRSKRINRTSAGNVKPIILKNVQINNKALALALQAEKEKVRQANGIILQMKREQQALFLHLLMLKKRLKDQEAQASNVQTGPAQLLPEPPKLVDTSMRIQSRAALEDPVKDEAPLSPISSEPQFPKGAGQSESGGQVALPKTVGVRRRRVEGRGRRSECVRKGRRSSFYEQNHSAPPEPLIQKETEVVVESLVLNARRGQNHIQEVKMERGNPIGSEEFQQHFTPEPPAKPANQQQQPRNKLKQAHPPRPKPELAARKQERGLKPDRPPLKKPWETSKPRARSKSRDRSATRSRTGVASAAPLNTSLNTSQGFNDTFDFDCEDGVHLTPFKGSGPKDNPRDTPIQEVERGPKQNPKRTLSSSESSSSSESEDSPYVPQKRKRRSPPDQAKPALARRARGRPSKAATDKENGPPSKPELLHVNRMEVCPTPVVLDKQLKGEPERRQSQSSIWIQPLSVVAMDVALEASLSESEGSPYVPQSRGVRKTQVHPEQAKPTPARRGRPFKAARDKENVPTPKRQSRVTRVEASPTAGPAEVPETELQLPEIPGSIFVNSPGPMAEQGLEGHPEPHRQDKEEALLPVTPGVEEEMMRIGNVLSGFRDPPCESPGIPTSSTPQNHVSHIPKPCKRTGGLSLRTGRGFNLSDVTNLTPAAYRKFSLKSSRPSDRCSTPVPGRKRRSTMTVDYKEPSLHAKLRRGDKFTDTKFLLSPIFKKKPRKSVKTRLSLEKYNESFVGCR, encoded by the exons ATGGTGAGGGGACGGGGCCAGAAGAAGTCTTTCCAGCAAAGCCTCAATGACATCAAGGAAAAGATGATTGAGAAGAGGAACAAACGCCTGGCAAGCGCCTCTGCAGCCAACAGGGGACGGTCCAAAAGGATCAACAGAACCAGTG CGGGCAACGTGAAGCCAATTATCCTGAAGAACGTGCAGATCAATAACAAAGCCCTGGCTCTGGCCCTGCAGGCGGAGAAGGAAAAGGTGAGGCAGGCCAACGGTATCATCCTACAGATGAAGAGGGAGCAGCAggccctcttcctccacctcctcatgCTCAAGAAGAGGCTCAAAGATCAGGAGGCGCAGGCCAGTAATGTACAG ACTGGACCTGCACAGCTCCTTCCTGAACCACCAAAGCTAGTGGACACCTCCAT GAGAATTCAAAGCCGAGCTGCTCTGGAAGATCCTGTGAAGGACGAAGCCCCACTCTCACCCATCAGCTCAG AGCCTCAGTTTCCTAAAGGGGCGGGACAAAGCGAAAGTGGCGGGCAAGTGGCGTTGCCAAAGACAGTGGGTGTGAGACGTCGCCGGGTGGAAGGCAGAGGGAGGCGATCTGAGTGTGTGCGGAAAGGGCGCCGTTCCTCGTTCTATGAGCAGAACCACAGCGCCCCTCCAGAACCTCTCATACAGAAAGAGACTGAGGTCGTAGTAGAGAGCCTGGTTCTAAACGCCAGGAGAGGCCAGAACCACATACAGGAAGTGAAGATGGAGAGAGGCAATCCGATTGGCTCAGAGGAGTTCCAACAGCACTTCACCCCAGAGCCACCGGCTAAACCAGCAAATCAACAGCAGCAACCCCGGAACAAACTGAAACAGGCCCATCCACCGCGGCCTAAACCCGAACTGGCTGCACGCAAGCAAGAGAGGGGCCTCAAACCGGACCGCCCCCCTCTGAAGAAACCCTGGGAGACCTCAAAACCCAGAGCCCGGTCCAAGAGCCGGGACCGCTCGGCCACACGGTCCAGAACCGGGGTGGCCTCCGCTGCACCTCTCAACACCTCCCTCAACACATCTCAGGGATTCAATGACACTTTTGATTTCGACTGCGAGGATGGGGTACACCTCACCCCCTTCAAGGGTAGCGGACCCAAGGATAACCCCCGAGACACACCCATacaggaggtggagaggggaccGAAACAGAACCCGAAGAGGACTCTGTCGTCATCTGAGTCTAGTTCATCTTCTGAGTCAGAAGACAGCCCCTACGTTCCTCAGAAACGGAAGAGACGGAGCCCCCCGGACCAGGCCAAGCCCGCCCTCGCTCGTAGAGCCAGAGGTCGACCCTCCAAAGCAGCTACAGACAAGGAGAACGGCCCCCCATCCAAACCAGAGTTGTTACATG TAAACAGAATGGAGGTCTGTCCCACCCCTGTCGTCCTTGACAAACAACTCAAGGGGGAACCAGAAAGGAGACAGAGCCAGAGCTCGATTTGGATACAGCCGTTGTCTGTGGTTGCCATGGATGTTGCCTTGGAGGCCAGCTTGTCTGAGTCCGAGGGTAGTCCCTACGTTCCTCAAAGCCGTGGCGTACGAAAGACACAGGTCCACCCAGAGCAGGCCAAGCCCACCCCCGCTCGCAGGGGACGGCCCTTTAAAGCAGCCAGAGACAAGGAGAACGTCCCCACTCCTAAACGACAGTCACGTG TCACCAGAGTAGAGGCCAGTCCCACAGCTGGGCCCGCTGAGGTCCCTGAGACAGAACTACAACTCCCAGAAATCCCTGGGAGTATCTTTGTTAACAGTCCTGGTCCAATGGCAGAGCAGGGTCTTGAGGGCCACCCAG AGCCCCACAGACAAGATAAAGAGGAGGCTCTGCTTCCCGTCACtccaggagtggaggaggagatgaTGAGGATCGGCAATGTCCTGTCTGGTTTCAGGGACCCCCCTTGTGAGTCTCCTGGGATACCGACCAGCAGCACCCCCCAGAACCACGTCTCACACATCCCCAAACCATGCAAGAGGACAG GTGGGCTTAGTCTCAGAACTGGGCGGGGCTTCAATCTGAGTGATGTGACCAATCTTACCCCTGCAGCTTATCGGAAGTTCTCTTTAAAGAGCTCCCGCCCTTCAGACCGATGTTCCACCCCTGTCCCCGGCCGCAAGAGGCGGTCCACGATGACAGTGGACTACAAAGAGCCATCGCTGCACGC GAAACTGAGACGTGGAGACAAGTTCACAGACACCaagttcctcctctctcccatcttcaAAAAGAAACCCAGGAAGTCCGTAAAGACTCGGCTGTCGTTGGAGAAATACAACGAGTCATTTGTGGGATGTCGCTGA
- the sgo1 gene encoding shugoshin 1 isoform X2, which produces MVRGRGQKKSFQQSLNDIKEKMIEKRNKRLASASAANRGRSKRINRTSAGNVKPIILKNVQINNKALALALQAEKEKVRQANGIILQMKREQQALFLHLLMLKKRLKDQEAQASNVQTGPAQLLPEPPKLVDTSMRIQSRAALEDPVKDEAPLSPISSEPQFPKGAGQSESGGQVALPKTVGVRRRRVEGRGRRSECVRKGRRSSFYEQNHSAPPEPLIQKETEVVVESLVLNARRGQNHIQEVKMERGNPIGSEEFQQHFTPEPPAKPANQQQQPRNKLKQAHPPRPKPELAARKQERGLKPDRPPLKKPWETSKPRARSKSRDRSATRSRTGVASAAPLNTSLNTSQGFNDTFDFDCEDGVHLTPFKGSGPKDNPRDTPIQEVERGPKQNPKRTLSSSESSSSSESEDSPYVPQKRKRRSPPDQAKPALARRARGRPSKAATDKENGPPSKPELLHVNRMEVCPTPVVLDKQLKGEPERRQSQSSIWIQPLSVVAMDVALEASLSESEGSPYVPQSRGVRKTQVHPEQAKPTPARRGRPFKAARDKENVPTPKRQSRVTRVEASPTAGPAEVPETELQLPEIPGSIFVNSPGPMAEQGLEGHPEPHRQDKEEALLPVTPGVEEEMMRIGNVLSGFRDPPCESPGIPTSSTPQNHVSHIPKPCKRTAYRKFSLKSSRPSDRCSTPVPGRKRRSTMTVDYKEPSLHAKLRRGDKFTDTKFLLSPIFKKKPRKSVKTRLSLEKYNESFVGCR; this is translated from the exons ATGGTGAGGGGACGGGGCCAGAAGAAGTCTTTCCAGCAAAGCCTCAATGACATCAAGGAAAAGATGATTGAGAAGAGGAACAAACGCCTGGCAAGCGCCTCTGCAGCCAACAGGGGACGGTCCAAAAGGATCAACAGAACCAGTG CGGGCAACGTGAAGCCAATTATCCTGAAGAACGTGCAGATCAATAACAAAGCCCTGGCTCTGGCCCTGCAGGCGGAGAAGGAAAAGGTGAGGCAGGCCAACGGTATCATCCTACAGATGAAGAGGGAGCAGCAggccctcttcctccacctcctcatgCTCAAGAAGAGGCTCAAAGATCAGGAGGCGCAGGCCAGTAATGTACAG ACTGGACCTGCACAGCTCCTTCCTGAACCACCAAAGCTAGTGGACACCTCCAT GAGAATTCAAAGCCGAGCTGCTCTGGAAGATCCTGTGAAGGACGAAGCCCCACTCTCACCCATCAGCTCAG AGCCTCAGTTTCCTAAAGGGGCGGGACAAAGCGAAAGTGGCGGGCAAGTGGCGTTGCCAAAGACAGTGGGTGTGAGACGTCGCCGGGTGGAAGGCAGAGGGAGGCGATCTGAGTGTGTGCGGAAAGGGCGCCGTTCCTCGTTCTATGAGCAGAACCACAGCGCCCCTCCAGAACCTCTCATACAGAAAGAGACTGAGGTCGTAGTAGAGAGCCTGGTTCTAAACGCCAGGAGAGGCCAGAACCACATACAGGAAGTGAAGATGGAGAGAGGCAATCCGATTGGCTCAGAGGAGTTCCAACAGCACTTCACCCCAGAGCCACCGGCTAAACCAGCAAATCAACAGCAGCAACCCCGGAACAAACTGAAACAGGCCCATCCACCGCGGCCTAAACCCGAACTGGCTGCACGCAAGCAAGAGAGGGGCCTCAAACCGGACCGCCCCCCTCTGAAGAAACCCTGGGAGACCTCAAAACCCAGAGCCCGGTCCAAGAGCCGGGACCGCTCGGCCACACGGTCCAGAACCGGGGTGGCCTCCGCTGCACCTCTCAACACCTCCCTCAACACATCTCAGGGATTCAATGACACTTTTGATTTCGACTGCGAGGATGGGGTACACCTCACCCCCTTCAAGGGTAGCGGACCCAAGGATAACCCCCGAGACACACCCATacaggaggtggagaggggaccGAAACAGAACCCGAAGAGGACTCTGTCGTCATCTGAGTCTAGTTCATCTTCTGAGTCAGAAGACAGCCCCTACGTTCCTCAGAAACGGAAGAGACGGAGCCCCCCGGACCAGGCCAAGCCCGCCCTCGCTCGTAGAGCCAGAGGTCGACCCTCCAAAGCAGCTACAGACAAGGAGAACGGCCCCCCATCCAAACCAGAGTTGTTACATG TAAACAGAATGGAGGTCTGTCCCACCCCTGTCGTCCTTGACAAACAACTCAAGGGGGAACCAGAAAGGAGACAGAGCCAGAGCTCGATTTGGATACAGCCGTTGTCTGTGGTTGCCATGGATGTTGCCTTGGAGGCCAGCTTGTCTGAGTCCGAGGGTAGTCCCTACGTTCCTCAAAGCCGTGGCGTACGAAAGACACAGGTCCACCCAGAGCAGGCCAAGCCCACCCCCGCTCGCAGGGGACGGCCCTTTAAAGCAGCCAGAGACAAGGAGAACGTCCCCACTCCTAAACGACAGTCACGTG TCACCAGAGTAGAGGCCAGTCCCACAGCTGGGCCCGCTGAGGTCCCTGAGACAGAACTACAACTCCCAGAAATCCCTGGGAGTATCTTTGTTAACAGTCCTGGTCCAATGGCAGAGCAGGGTCTTGAGGGCCACCCAG AGCCCCACAGACAAGATAAAGAGGAGGCTCTGCTTCCCGTCACtccaggagtggaggaggagatgaTGAGGATCGGCAATGTCCTGTCTGGTTTCAGGGACCCCCCTTGTGAGTCTCCTGGGATACCGACCAGCAGCACCCCCCAGAACCACGTCTCACACATCCCCAAACCATGCAAGAGGACAG CTTATCGGAAGTTCTCTTTAAAGAGCTCCCGCCCTTCAGACCGATGTTCCACCCCTGTCCCCGGCCGCAAGAGGCGGTCCACGATGACAGTGGACTACAAAGAGCCATCGCTGCACGC GAAACTGAGACGTGGAGACAAGTTCACAGACACCaagttcctcctctctcccatcttcaAAAAGAAACCCAGGAAGTCCGTAAAGACTCGGCTGTCGTTGGAGAAATACAACGAGTCATTTGTGGGATGTCGCTGA